The genomic DNA TAGACAATACATACAAGAGAGGAATTGGAAAAAGTTGGGATCTACATGTTAATTTAAGAACAGtttgtttcaaacaaatttgcataaaaaaagGATCCAAGAgctgaaaataaacaaaaacaatatgtggagagaaggcaacataaacAACTTAATTACAGGGTAGTATGGTGCTGCGAAAGGCGTAAGCTGAGAACCACAAAGGCAGAGAATAGCTTCCTTTTAAAGAAAACATCTCTTTCCATAACTTACTTCGTCTGTTATACACCAAAACCTGTTTATAAGTAGCCAAGAAAACATACTCACCGGTCTGACAAATTGGGAAGATTCCAGGTACCAATCCTTTAATACACCTCAAACTTATGCTATCAACAACACTCCAAGTTTCAGTCTCGTACTCTATCATCTTCCAGATCTTTATCCACCCATCTGATAACTGAACCACCGACAAAAACCCATCGGATTCCAAGAGATAAACCCGATTACCACCGTTCCCACATCTTATCTCATCAGGCAAAGAAATCTTTCTCCACACATCATGTTCAACATCAAATGTAAGTATATAACACAAACCACTCATCAACCAATGAAGTATCCCATTAACAAACACAGCTTGGTTCTTGCCCATGTGTGTGAAACTATACTCTTCTACCGCCGAAACAAacttcctccacttgtttgtCTCAGAATCAAACACCAAGCAAATGAAACTCCCATCAGGTCTCTGACCAAAAGACCTATGGTAACCAGCCAAGACAACATTAAACTTATTCCTATTCAAATCACAAGCCAAGCCAACAAGAGTCGCCTCACC from Camelina sativa cultivar DH55 chromosome 2, Cs, whole genome shotgun sequence includes the following:
- the LOC104724054 gene encoding F-box protein At5g49610-like; its protein translation is MDNQKGALFPDEVILQILARLPVKSLFRFKSVCKSWYRLPSDKYFTNLFNQVSVKEQLLVADVSDSSSLICVDSLRGVTELSLGFLRDRVRIRVSCNGLLCCSSVPQKGVYYVCNPSTREFRKLPRSRERPVTRFVPDGEATLVGLACDLNRNKFNVVLAGYHRSFGQRPDGSFICLVFDSETNKWRKFVSAVEEYSFTHMGKNQAVFVNGILHWLMSGLCYILTFDVEHDVWRKISLPDEIRCGNGGNRVYLLESDGFLSVVQLSDGWIKIWKMIEYETETWSVVDSISLRCIKGLVPGIFPICQTGEYVFLATYKQVLVYNRRSKLWKEMFSLKGSYSLPLWFSAYAFRSTILPCN